From the Macaca nemestrina isolate mMacNem1 chromosome 18, mMacNem.hap1, whole genome shotgun sequence genome, the window CCTACCCTGGGTGTGGAGGTCGTGGCCCAGCTGCCTGACCCAGAGCTCGGCTCTTCCATTTGCACCTCCCACCCCCGGCTTCACAAGGTCACCTCCAGGAACTCGGtctttttgtgtgttgttttctgGAGAAGGAAGGTGATCTCCCAACTCCCGGGGCTGTCTGCCTCCCCTGCAGCTGGGCAGGCGCCAGAGGCCCCCCACCTGTGACATCCGGCTTTCCTCCCACCACACTAGCCTGAGAGCCAGCATCTGTTTTCTTGGGCTTGCTCAAGCTCTCCTCCGTGTCAGCCCCTCCTCCATGCCCTTCTCCCTCagaccccagcccccagccccccaTCCCTTTCCCGCCCACTGGGGTTCATTGCTCAGGCTGCAGGAGGGAACTGGAAGGACGTCCTCCAGGGGTCTGGCTGGCGCTGGGTGTCCGAGTCAGTTGAGCGCCCCCCACCAGTCTCCCCGAGGCAGTCATGGGTGTGCTGCCGCCTGGACGATGTCTCATCCCGGGGAGCGGTTTTCCCACCGGCTCCCTGGGCTCCAGCTGCCCCACGCGAGCCCCCGTTTGCTTCTGGGGCCAGGATCGCCCCTCTTTCAAGGCAGGCTTCCCTTCCTTCCACGCCAAAGACGCGCAGCCACGTTTCCCTGGGCCTCTAGCCCGTGAGATCGCCGGGTGTATCCCGACTCCCGCCGGGACGTGCGCTCCCCCAGGGCAGGGCCTGCCTGTCCCCTTCAGCGGGTCGCCAGCAGCCAGCACAGGCCGCAGACAGCGGTCCGCAGAGCGGACCAAGGAAGCCGACCCTGGCAGGCTTGGAGCGGAACAGGGCGGGGCAGAGCCCGCGATGCTGCCGCTCGCCGGAACCCGCGGGAGGGCAGCCGGGCCGGGCGGAGCGCACCGCGCGACGGACCGACCGCGCCGGCTCTGCCGGCCACTTCCGGTGTCGCGCGGCGGCTCCCGGCAGGAGGGGAAGGGCAAACCGCCAGCTCCAGGCCAGGGTGCGAAGGCCGCGGACCCGAGCCGGGAACGACCTTGGGCGGACGACCCTGAGCCGCGCGTCCCGCAGCCATGGAGCAGGACGACCCGGCCGAGGCGCTGACGGAGCTACGGGAGCGGCGGCTGGGCGCGCTGGAGCTGCTGCAGGCTGCGGCCGGCTCGGGCTTCGCGGCCTACGCGGTGTGGGCGCTGCTGCTCCAGCCCGGCTTCCGGCGCGTGCCGCTGCGGCTGCAGGTGCGGGGCGGGACCAGGCCGGGGGCGGGGCCCGGTAGGGGAGCGCCGCTGCCGCTCAGGGTCTCAAGGTCTGGGCGGGGCCGGGGTGAGCTCCGCCCCACGTCGAGTGGTTCGGGCCAGGAGCGGCCAGTGGACTCCCGCCGCCTCCCGGTCCAGGTGCCCTACGTTGGCGCGAGCGCGCGGCAGGTGGAGCACGTGTTGTCGCTGCTGCGAGGCCGCCCCGGAAAAACGGTGGATTTGGGCTCTGGCGACGGCAGGATCGTAAGTGCCCGTGTCTGGGTCTTTGCTGCCCCACACCCCCTACCTGCCGGCGGGCGCCCCTGCCCCCTGGTTCCCACACTCTCGGTGCCCACAGGTGCTGGCGGCCCACAGGTGCGGCCTCCGCCCAGCCGTGGGCTACGAGCTGAACCCGTGGCTGGTGGCGCTGGCGCGGCTGCACGCCTGGAGGGCCGGCTGTGCCGGCAGCGTCTGCTATCGCCGCAAGGATCTCTGGAAGGTAACCTGGGGAGCCCTGGCCACCCGCTGACAGCCCAGGGTGCGGCTGACACCTGCCAGGGCTGGGGGCCGGGACTCGGAAGCTGCCGTTACCCCGTGCCCACCAGGCCTGTCCCCCGCTGGGGCAACTCCTCTTCCGGCAGGTGAGCCTGAGGGACTGCCGCAACGTGTCTGTGTTCCTGGCCCCTAGCGTGGTAGGTCTGGGGTTGCCAGCCCTGCTGGGAAGTTCCAGCCACACCCCAGGGTGTTTGCTGCTCTGAGGCCTGGGCCCGCCGGGTGGGTGCAAGGCTTGGGGGCCCCGCCCCCCCCAACTCTGCTGCTCTCTCCCTCAGCTCCCACTGCTGGAGGACAAGCTGAGAGCAGAGCTGCCTGCCGGGGCCCGCGTGGTGTCTGGGCGCTTCCCGCTCCCCACCTGGCAGCCTGTGGCCGTGGCTGGCGAGGGCCTAGACCGAGTCTGGGCCTACGATGTTCCTGGGGGTGGGCAGGCTGGGGAGGCCGTCTCCTCGTGGATACCCATCCAGGCTGCCCCCTGACCTAGTTCTGCCTCCGTCCTGGGGGCCCTTGTTTCTCAGGCCAGCTTAGTGTTCAAATACGATAAAGACTCTGTGGGTTGTATCCCGACTCATGTTTTGTGGGAAACGGGGTGGGAGGGCTCCATGCTGGCTGTGATGGGCTCTGCTCTGGTCCTGGGAGACGGGCTAGTGGCTGCCGGTCCTTGGATGCTGGAGCTTGGCTGGAGGCACAGCCCCCACTTTCCAGGGGTTCCCTGAACCTGCCAGCTTCCTCAGCCTCAGGATTTCTTGCTTGTACCTGCTCAGAGGGACCATGCTTAAGTGACCTGCCCATCTGTGGATGGGTCTGCCTCTAGTGCCTGAGGCAGCCGTCATCCTCCATTCCGGCCAGACCAGGGTCCTGGGGTCACACCGTGCTCCCTCTCGAGAGCCCACCTGCCCAGGTGCTGGTCCACGTACTCCTGTAGCTCAGAAAGTTGCTCTTCAGCCACCGTGGCCCGGACCAGCAGCTGTGCCCGCTCCCGTTCCAGCTCTGCCTGCCATGGGGGTATAAACCATGAGCTGGGGCACGGTGTGAGGAGGGGCCTAGGCCAGCCCTTGCCTCCTACCTGGGTGCTGCGGGAGAAGTCCCGGAGCTTCTGGTGGATCTGGGCCCAGGACGCAGCGTCCAGGCCCCTgtgaggggagaggaaaggaggagtggTTTCAGACCTGTGACGGTGCTGAGTCAGGTTCCCAGAGCCGGGAGGGGACACCTGGGAGTGAGTGAGGGAGGCGTTGGCCCCCCATGCTCCTGTGGCCCAGCCTAGGCCTTGGAGCCATCCGTGTGTGGGGGCAGCCTGGGCCCAAGGGGTCTGCTGGCTGCTCAGGGAGGGCTAAACCACAAGGCTGGCCCAGACAGTGACCCCAGTGTCAACAGGGATGCCACCCCCACACGGGTGTGCCCTAAACCCTGGGAGATGGTCCTTGGGGAGCCCTGCCCATTGTACAGCTGCGAACATGGAGGCCCAGTGGCAAGGGCTGGCCAGGTCACCAGGCACCCTGCTCCCACCCCGCCCCCGTGTCCTCCAGGTCTCAGCGGAAACCTCCCTCAGGTGTGCTCTCTCTGATCCTCTGTGTTTAAGGCCAGCTCCACCTGCAGcagctcctcttccctctcctgtgATTATCAGTGTCCCCGGGACCCATGGAGGGACCCCAGTGTGGGGACGTGCCACTGAGTGTGTTGCTGTGACCAGACTCTGCCTGGCAGGGGCTTGGTGGAGCAACTGGGAGCCCCAGGGTGCAGGTGTTGCACTCTCTGCCCATCCCCCCACAAGTCTCCCTCACACCCATGAGGGCACTCACTGTGGCTCTGATGTTCCCCCCTGGGAGGCTCCACCGGGTCCCTTCTGTGGGGATGAGAGCAGTGCCTCAGGCCCGCcgtgctgtacaggtttgtggtGGGGACATCTCAGTTGGCTGAACAAGGCAAGCCCCTCAGAAGCCTGGGGCTGAGCTCTCTTTTGAGCCCAGGATGAGGCCTGGGGCAAGTTCTGGGGCCAAGGCCAGTGTGGGTCAGCGGGTGGGTGGGGGACACCTGGGCCTGGAGCTTCTGGGGTCTCTAGCCTCACCTGGTCCTCCCGATGGCTGAAGTCAGTGACCAGGGGCACGGGCAATGGTTCCAGGTCCAAGCTGGCTGTGCCAAAAATAGCTTGGGGGTTCCCAGGTGCCCTGTCAGCGTAGACCAGTGTCTGTCTTGGGCCACTCCTGCTGCACACCAAGCCTTTGAGACACAGGCTTAAAGACCCACAGATGCCTGATGCCTCCCACCCCAGCGGGGCCCACCTGTAGGCAGCCAACAGCTCCTCATGCCTGCGGCTCAGATCCACCAGCCGCTTGTGGTAGGTGCGGGCAGCCCGGGCCAGCTGCTGCTCACGGCTTCGGTGCGCTGCCCGGATGTCCTCCAGAGTGGCCTCCAGGAATGTCCGGAGGgccgtggtggctggcgcctggcCTGCACTGTCTGTGTGCTCCTGGAGGTGGCGGGCTGTGTCCACGTGGGGCCCACCGCCCATCTTTCcaaccatccccccaccccagcagGCTGAGTAGTGTGGGTGCCCCGGGGTCTCCCTGAAGCTATCCAACACACCCAGGCCAGGCTTGGGCTCCCCAGGCCGCAGGGTGCTCCTGCAGGGCTCACCACCGCCTCCCGAGCGCAGCGCTGCAGCCGCAGGACGTACTCATCCTTCAGCTTCTTGAGCTGCAGCTGCAGCCGAGCGTTCTCGGCCTCTGCCTGTCGGAGCTGGCCTCGGCAGCTGCACAGCACCTGGGGTGGAGGCAGCCCTCATCCTGTGCCCTTGGAGTGGACCCCGGCTGAGTTTTGGGGGCCCCCACCCTCCAGGTCTCCaagcaggcagggcagggcctcaCCACAGCCTGTGTGGCCAGTTGCTGTCCAGCTGCTCTGGCCTCCTCTCGGGCTCCCTGCAGCTGCCGGCCCAGGGCTTCCCTGAGGACACAGAGGTGAGGCTCAGGCCCACGGTGAGGGGTTCTCTCTGCTCCGGGATGGGGCCCCAGGTGAGACAGCCACTCACACACGAGTCTCCAGTGCCTGCTGCCGGGCCTCCTGACGCTCCAGCGCCCACTTCACTTGTTTCTGCAGTTGCTCCTGGCCTCCCAGCAGCTGTGGGGTATATAGGGCTGGCTAGACGAGACCCTAGGTTTGGAGTCCCAGGTGCTGCCCTCTCCCCTGAGCTAGGTGGCTACACACTCACGCCATTCCCCAGCCTCTGCTGCTCATTCTCAGGGTTCATGGCGTTCTTAGGCTGCACCTGAATGGAACGGAGGGCAGGGAGGGCTAAGGGGTGGGTGAGCCCCAGTCTCGGTGAGGCCCCTGCTGAGGCTTCCCTCTGGCCTCTCCCAGCCAGGCCCTCTGTGTGCTCATGTGACCTGGAGTCTACAGTCATCAGAGTGTCCAGGCACCTGGGCTTTGTGTCTTAGCTCTTGGGCTGGTGCCCGGCGGTGCATGGGGTCAGCCTCCACTGGGACCGCACAGCCCTGGCTGGTGTGATCTCCatgcagctccagctccagcacCCGGCTCTCCAGTCGAAGGATCTGTAGGACAACTGGCATGAGCGGGTACACCTGCCTGCGGGCCACCTGGGGGAGGTGAACATTCACCTGGTGCACGCTCAGGGACACGCAGCACTCACAGGGCAGGCCAAGACCTACAGATGCCATGTGCGTGTGCACACCCGTGCAGGGCACGTGTCCTGGGCCTGCACCCGTCTGTCCCCCATGCACTGAGGCTGGCTCACACGGCTGCTCACCTCACTCTTCAGCTGAAAGATTTCAGCCTCATGCTGCTCCTGTAGGCGGTGGGTTGTGATCTGAATGTCGACCAGCTCCTTGGAGATCTGTGGGTGGCCAGGTGAGAGGTGGCATCTGTGGAGCCCTGCTGGCACCCTCCCTCCTCACAGCACCCTGGGGCCCCACACCCACCTGCAGCTGCTGCTCCTCACTGAGCACCAGATCTGGTGGGACCTCTGCTTCCAGGCTGGTGGCCCACGCTGTGGTGCCCCACGCTGTGGTGCCCCCAGGAGCTCCTGGCAGCCAGTCCTTGGCTCGTAGCACAACCTAGGGAGGCACCGCCACCCATTCCCCAAGTGGGTCCCTGGAGCGGTGGCCCCACTCCCATGCAGTCACTGACCCCCTCTCCCTGCCTGGCTGAGCAGCAAAAGTTCCTCCCTTGGCTGAGATTAGACCCAGGGTGCAGGCACCTGCACCCTCCTGGCCCCTGGGGGAAAGGGCAGACTCCAGCCCCGTGGCAGGAGTGGTGCGTCCCAGAGGACTCACGTTGTCCACCCGCCGAGGGGGAGGTCCAGGCCTGGGGCCTGTGGTGGCTGCGTGCTCCATAGGCAAGGGGACCCTGGCCAGCTCCGAGCCCGGTGCCGCCTCCACGCTTGGCCTCCCTATGGCGGCTGCTGCCACAAGCACTGCTGCGTGCGTTGCCAAGGCCTCTGTTGGTTCCAGGTGACTCCCAGGGCCCCGCCCACAGTGGCAGGCCAGACCTGTGGTTGTGGAGGAGGAAGGACAGCTCTTCTTCTCCGTGCCTCCGTTTCCCCATCTGGGGAATGCGGCCCAGCGCCCCCTGCACATTCCCTGTGCAGATGGAACCAGGTGCGTGAAAGCACCCAGCCTGGACGCTGCGGACAAGCACGCAGAATGGAGCAGCAGCCCGCCCGCAGGATGCCCTGAGCTACACTCGCTGGACACCTTCTGTGTACCTAGCAGTGCTGGCTGAGCCCCGGACGGGGAGGTATGTCTCTGCACCTCCGGCCTGAGAAGCGGGGCGCGCAGGTCCCAATCAGGGGCCAGAGAACTCGGAAACGACTGGCTCAGCCGGGGCGTTCCGGAGGGCTTTCTGGAGGAGGTGCCAGCGCCGGGCGCGGCGGGGTCGGAGCGCGAGCGCGGCGCCCCACCGGGCACGCGCACCCCCGGCGGCGGGCCTTGTGGTCTCACCGCGCGCAGGATCCGGGCccggcgggggcggggcgcgTCCGCGGAGGGGGGCGGTTGGCTGCTCCCGAGCCCGGCGCCGCGCTCCGTCCAGACCCCGTGACCGGCAGCCGAGGCCCCGCCTCCGTCTGTCTGTCCTTCGGGCCGTCAGCGCAGCAGTGCGGGTGAGGCGGGCGGCGGGGGAACGCGGCTGCCCGGGGTCAGGGGTCTTGCGGCTGCAGGGCGGGGGGCCGAGGGGCGGGGCCTGGCAGGAAGGCGTGGCCTTCGGGGACTGCGGCTCGGCCTGGGGGCGGAGCCGGGGCGGGTTGGGGACCGGCCGGGTTCCGCTCCTACTGGAGCCCGGTGCGTGGAATTCCACGCGAGTGCCGGGGAGTTCCTAGGGAGCCGGGCTCCTCATTTGGCCCCCAGCGTGTTGACCGAGCCCGCTTCGCACAGCCCTTCCTAGAGTGTGGAGAGCGGGCCCCGCCCTGAAGGGGCACCGTGGGCTGGGGGGCTTGTTTTGGAGCAGGCACGGGTGGCCGAGCTTCGTGACCATGAAGGTCAAGGTCATCCCCGTGCTCGAGGACAACTACATGTACCTGGTCATCGAGGAGATCACGCGCGAGGCGGTGGCCGTGGACGTGGCCGTGCCCAAGAGGGTGAGGGCAGGCCGCGGGCAGCAGGGACCCCGCCGTGACCCTCGAGAGCCTCCCCTACCCCCCTGGCAGGAGCGAGCCCCCACGTGCAGTGCTCTCTGGGCGTCATTGGCGGCTGGGGTTCCTCGATTATTTCGGGGCTCCCTGAAGTTAGGGCGCCTCTGGCCTCCGCCCTTTCGCTGCTGCCTGGCGGTCTCCGCACGCGCTGGGCGCAGTCACCGCCCGCTGGGTCCCCGTTCCCTGGTGCTGCCCCGGGCCCTGGCCAGCCTGGGGCAGGACCTGGCGCCCCGATATGGAGGGGGTGGCCCACTGGGACCGTCTGTGTTATCGTCACTCCCGTCCCTTTCAGCTGCTGGAAATCGTGGGCCGGGAGGGGGTGTCTCTGACTGCCGTGCTGACCACCCACCATCACTGGTGAGCGCGGGCGGGGCGGGGGAGGCGGGAGGACGCCGCCGCCCTGTCCCACCCCGACCTAACCCGgcccccgcccgcccgcccgcagGGACCACGCGCGGGGAAACCCGGAGCTGGCGCGGCTGCGTCCCGGGCTGGCGGTGCTGGGCGCGGACGAGCGCATCTTCTCGCTGACGCGCAGGCTGGCGCACGGCGAGGAGCTGCGGGTGAGCGCGCGCCCCCTGGAGGGGCGGGGAGGGCGCCCCGGTTCCGCCCGCCCTCACAGGTCTGCGCGCTCCTCCGCTGCAGTTCGGGGCCATCCACGTGCGCTGCCTCCTGACGCCCGGCCACACCTCCGGCCACATGAGCTACTTCCTGTGGGAGGACGATTGCCCGGACCCACCCGCCTTGTTCTCGGGTACCCGCAGCGCAGAGCGTGCCCACCCCGCCTCCCGCCGGCCCCGCCCCATCTGCTCTGACCCGCCCTCCCCCGCCAGGGGACGCGCTGTCGGTGGCCGGCTGCGGCTCGTGCCTGGAGGGCAGCGCCCAGCAGATGTACCAGAGCCTGGCCGAGCTGGGCACCCTGCCCCCCGAGACGGTGAGCGGGCCTGggccctcccctcctctcctgtgGG encodes:
- the LOC105485890 gene encoding hydroxyacylglutathione hydrolase-like protein isoform X2, which gives rise to MKVKVIPVLEDNYMYLVIEEITREAVAVDVAVPKRLLEIVGREGVSLTAVLTTHHHWDHARGNPELARLRPGLAVLGADERIFSLTRRLAHGEELRFGAIHVRCLLTPGHTSGHMSYFLWEDDCPDPPALFSGDALSVAGCGSCLEGSAQQMYQSLAELGTLPPETVFCGHEHTLSNLEFAQKVEPCNDHVRAKLSWAKKRDEDDVPTVPSTLGEERLYNPFLRVAEEPVRKFTGKAVPADVLEALYKERARFEQAGEPRQPQARALLALQWGLLSAAPQE
- the LOC105485890 gene encoding hydroxyacylglutathione hydrolase-like protein isoform X1, producing MKVKVIPVLEDNYMYLVIEEITREAVAVDVAVPKRLLEIVGREGVSLTAVLTTHHHWDHARGNPELARLRPGLAVLGADERIFSLTRRLAHGEELRFGAIHVRCLLTPGHTSGHMSYFLWEDDCPDPPALFSGDALSVAGCGSCLEGSAQQMYQSLAELGTLPPETKVFCGHEHTLSNLEFAQKVEPCNDHVRAKLSWAKKRDEDDVPTVPSTLGEERLYNPFLRVAEEPVRKFTGKAVPADVLEALYKERARFEQAGEPRQPQARALLALQWGLLSAAPQE